One Spartobacteria bacterium genomic window, CGATGACGACGGGATGCCCAACACCTACGAAGTCGAATACCCCGGCAGTCTGGATCCCTGGGTCGCCGATGCCACCAATGATCTGGACAGTGATTTTGCAAACAACCTGCTGGAATATCAGAACGGATCCAATCCCACCAATCGCGATACCAATGGCGACGGCTTGTTGGATGGCTGGCAGATTCAGTATGGCAGTGATCCTACGACAAGTACGAATGCTATTGCCGCTTTTGATTTTGAGCGAATAGGTTCATATCGTTCTGGAGAGAGTGGATACAATCTCGTTGTAAGCAGCAATATTGCCTATGTAAGTAGCTATTCTGCGCTATCATTAATTGATGTTAGTTCACCGACGAATCCTCAGCCTTTGAGCACATATTCAGTGATGGGTTCTGTGGGTGACGTTGCTATCGTCGGGAATCGGGCATTTGCAATAGTCAACTCGATGTACCTGCATATTTTGGACATCAGTTCACCGAGTACTCCAAGTTTATTGGGTATTTATACAAACTGGGTTGGTAACAATCTATACAGCGTTGCCGCTTTATCGGAAACGTCAGTTGTTGTCGGGGCACAGAACCTGATTCAGTTGGATGTGTCTGATCCTCAAAACATATCTATTGTGACGAATATTGAAAATGGAGTTGATCATCATTCATTGAGTATCGATGGCACTCGTTTGTATTCCGCATCAACGGTAAGTGAGACAAACTACATCTTTGATATTTCAAGCGGCGTTATCGATCCCATCGGCGCCGTTGAGAGTACGGAAGGTTATTATGGTGTCGCCGCCGCTGGCTCCGTTGCAGTCTATGCGACGAGCTGGAACGGGATTGACACTTACAATGTTGATAATCCTACCAATGCCCAATATTTAGAAAATTATTCCGCAAATCCGCAGGTTGCAGTCGATGTAAATGGACTGAAAATAGACAGCAATCTTGTTTATGTTGCTAATGGCAGTGCTGGTTTGCAGGTCGTTGATATTTCTGATCCAGCTCACATGCAATGTGCTGGTGAATGGAAGGGCAGTGATTTTTATTACAATAGTGCAGTAGATGTTGATGTGGCCAATGGATCTATCTATTTGCTCGACAGAAACTTTGGACTCCAAATCATCCAGAAAGGCGCTGCACTTGACAGCGATCAGGACGGTATGCTTGATTCCTGGGAAATGCAGTGGTTCAGCAATCTGACGCAAACGGCGACCGGGGATTATGATAATGACGGAATCATCAATATTGGTGAAGCGCACGGTTCCTTGAATCCCACCCTGGCCGATCAGGACAAAGACGGTGTGGAAGACGGTGATGAAGTCGAAACCTATAATTCCTCTCCCATGCTCACTGATTCCGACTGGGATAACCTAACCGATTCCAATGAAGTGTTCAGCACTTATGGATATGCCACTGCCGCGTATAAATGGGACACGGATGCTGATCTGGCTTCGGACTGGCAGGAAATTCAATTGGGACGTAATCCGCTGAATGCATCGGATGGCGGCTCCAATGCGGTAGTTTCCGGCACCATTACCGGATTAAGCAATGTGCTGGCTAATGCGCAGGTGAAATATGTCAGTAAGCTGGGCGGAATAATTCGCACCACGTATACCGA contains:
- a CDS encoding PEGA domain-containing protein, whose translation is MASQWSLSNAVDSAFVPANPLPAGLTLDSAGYISGIPTLAGTYNPTFVVQNTSWPQYITAKNIPITIQENANKRPVIDSFTPTNQTIVLPAQSTQTFAVVAHDPESGSVTYSWWKNGSQVSTADSYDAITTWTNGGESWTLQCYVNDDLWSNIVETTWNITVDADNDDDGMPNTYEVEYPGSLDPWVADATNDLDSDFANNLLEYQNGSNPTNRDTNGDGLLDGWQIQYGSDPTTSTNAIAAFDFERIGSYRSGESGYNLVVSSNIAYVSSYSALSLIDVSSPTNPQPLSTYSVMGSVGDVAIVGNRAFAIVNSMYLHILDISSPSTPSLLGIYTNWVGNNLYSVAALSETSVVVGAQNLIQLDVSDPQNISIVTNIENGVDHHSLSIDGTRLYSASTVSETNYIFDISSGVIDPIGAVESTEGYYGVAAAGSVAVYATSWNGIDTYNVDNPTNAQYLENYSANPQVAVDVNGLKIDSNLVYVANGSAGLQVVDISDPAHMQCAGEWKGSDFYYNSAVDVDVANGSIYLLDRNFGLQIIQKGAALDSDQDGMLDSWEMQWFSNLTQTATGDYDNDGIINIGEAHGSLNPTLADQDKDGVEDGDEVETYNSSPMLTDSDWDNLTDSNEVFSTYGYATAAYKWDTDADLASDWQEIQLGRNPLNASDGGSNAVVSGTITGLSNVLANAQVKYVSKLGGIIRTTYTDTSGVYRIELIGGHYNVKASADGYASEWLQDVNMSTNATLQNYASDSTTANVNFDLALGQSPALLNVESEPTGAQVYIDYRPTDQTTPALVDVGQADGASTMYQVASHTVTLYKKGSPRPAIKGIRAEQAEVTDVSFDLTETNNVGSIYVNTEPAGADVYVDYADRKVGVTPLTIFNVAPGSHTVLLRKNGMLQPRPVRAGVASNETTFVSVPLTSTNDAEGLKVNVKSIPSGADVYVDYLDTELTTDAAILIMGNAMNAERSRMDSGT